DNA from Pseudomonas putida:
GGTCAATCCTATACACCTTACGGCTTTTCCGGTAAATCACAATATTCGCCCATTGTCGGATTCGCCGGCCAGTGGTTTGACACGATAAGTGGCTTGTGTCCGCTAGGAAATGGTCGGCGTCTGTACAGCCCTTCAATCTGCCGTTTTACCCGTCCTGATTTTTTAAGCCCGTTTGGTGGCGGGGGGATAAATGCGTATGCCTATTGCTCTGGTGATCCTATGAATTATGTCGATCCTTCTGGGTCTTCCAGGAATACGTCCAGGGGGCACGTGAACCCTCAAACGACCTTGGATATCAATATTTTGCAAAAGGAGGGTTTTCCATCAAGCTTGCACCCACAGCTTTTGCATTTCCGGAAAGTGGCGAAGGGAATACATCGAGGGCCGATGGAAAAGAATGTCGTAGTTGCACGGTTATATAAGCATGACGCTCCGCACTATGCGTACACTCGATGGGACCTAAAATACAATTTTGCAACCAATGAGTTTGCAGCGGATTTTGTGGCTGGTAGCCCCATTTTTCATTTGCCGGTTGGTCGCTATGAGGCGAAGCTGAATATTTTTGTCTTGGGCGTGGGACCTTTCAAACCTGCACGAGGGCTCGGAAATTCTAAATCTTACGAAGTCCGTAAAAGAGATCTTAAGGGTTTCTCTCTTCCTGCTGCTCAGCACGAGAGACCGCAGCTTGCAGGGGCAGCGTGGCCTGAAGTTGCTAAAGCAATGTGGGATGTGCGTTTCCAAAGGGAGATTGACCGGTTTGATGAGATGCTTGAGCGCTATGGACCACCAGAAGCGCCCCCTTCTCCACCCCCTAGGCGACGCTAACTCCAGAAATAAGCCTTCTCGCTTTCGTTAAGCAGGCACGGCATGCGTTGAGCCACGCCCAGGACACACATTCAATGCGCGCAGCGACTGGTATCGCCTTGCGCCGCTGGCGCCTTTCGCGCTGCCGCCAGAAGGGTAGCCAGCACGATCAACGCGGCACCCGCCGCCATACGCAGGCTCGGCTGGTCACCAAACAACCACCAGGCACCCATGATCGCGTAAACCGGCTCCAGCGCGATGATCATGCCCGCCGTGCGCGCTTCCAGCCCTTTCAGGCTCCTGACGAACAGGAATTGCGACAGGCCGGTGCAGAACACCCCCAGCAATGCCAGGTTGACCCAGTCGCTGCCGCCCAGGCTGGTGCTGCTCAGGTGAGTGAAGGCAAACGGCGCCACCAGTACGGCCACCACCACGTTTTGCCAGAAGGCGACCTGCATGGCATTCATGCTCGATGCATTGCGGCGGTTGGCTACGGTCAGCAAGGCGAACGCCAGGCCCGAGCCCAACCCCCAAAACAGGCCGAGGGTGCCTTTGTCGAGCAGGTCGAAGGTGGGTACTACCAGCACCAGGCCGGCCGTGACCATCAGCAACAGCACACCTTGTACCGCACCGATGCGTTGGCCGAACACGCCACGCTCGACCATGGCGATGAACGCCGGGAAGCTGGCGAAGCCCAGGGTGGCAACCGCTACGCCACCGACTTTCACGGCAATGAAGAAGGTCACCCAGTGGGTCGCCAGCAGGGCGCCGGTCAGGCCCAGCACTGGCAGGTTGCGC
Protein-coding regions in this window:
- a CDS encoding RHS repeat-associated core domain-containing protein, with the protein product MRCNLRNAGIQNRPTYGQSYTPYGFSGKSQYSPIVGFAGQWFDTISGLCPLGNGRRLYSPSICRFTRPDFLSPFGGGGINAYAYCSGDPMNYVDPSGSSRNTSRGHVNPQTTLDINILQKEGFPSSLHPQLLHFRKVAKGIHRGPMEKNVVVARLYKHDAPHYAYTRWDLKYNFATNEFAADFVAGSPIFHLPVGRYEAKLNIFVLGVGPFKPARGLGNSKSYEVRKRDLKGFSLPAAQHERPQLAGAAWPEVAKAMWDVRFQREIDRFDEMLERYGPPEAPPSPPPRRR
- a CDS encoding DMT family transporter, giving the protein MIATSIPVAGAATGHRNALCVAHIAAVLFGLTGILGHLIEADASIITFGRATFAFIALGFVAGLKGTRLLDALTLRNLPVLGLTGALLATHWVTFFIAVKVGGVAVATLGFASFPAFIAMVERGVFGQRIGAVQGVLLLMVTAGLVLVVPTFDLLDKGTLGLFWGLGSGLAFALLTVANRRNASSMNAMQVAFWQNVVVAVLVAPFAFTHLSSTSLGGSDWVNLALLGVFCTGLSQFLFVRSLKGLEARTAGMIIALEPVYAIMGAWWLFGDQPSLRMAAGAALIVLATLLAAARKAPAAQGDTSRCAH